Proteins found in one Arthrobacter sp. U41 genomic segment:
- a CDS encoding alkaline phosphatase D family protein has protein sequence MSRTFATSRRRFLALSGGAAATAAIYGFSTAPAWAEPQFPQNPFTLGVASGDPTPDGIVLWTRLAPEPLAADGLGGMPPYKVQVNWQIAADPEFRTVVKAGTESAIPELAHSVHAEVEGLRPSADYWFRFRVGSEESPVGHTRTAPAAGSDPGRITFGLASCQSWAGGRYAAYRTMAQEDLDLVVHVGDYTYEGKNHETLADFRNNQAKYKSSPDLQAAHARFPFVVTFDDHEIENNWADGVSQADNEASNEPQRFLQLRANAFQAYYEHLPLRRPQRPTGPDMVLYRGLDYGNLARFHVLDTRQYRSDQLTDNFPGGPQHPGVYDPSRTLMGDAQEQWLFQGLASSSARWNVIAQQTMMAQYDYDPSETLSVNHDQWDGYVVSRNRLTNFINQQNPANPVILSGDWHSAFVNDVLLDHADPGSKVVAAEFVGTSISSGCGWAQAIKNGLPANPHTHYINPDKRGWTRCTVTPDEFRSDYLVVASAADTTSPAVVDASFVVRNGQPGAQRA, from the coding sequence TTGTCCCGTACCTTTGCCACGTCCCGCCGCCGTTTCCTCGCCCTGTCCGGGGGCGCGGCCGCGACAGCTGCCATCTACGGCTTCTCCACGGCACCCGCCTGGGCTGAACCCCAATTTCCGCAGAACCCCTTCACCCTGGGCGTCGCGTCGGGTGACCCTACCCCCGATGGCATCGTGTTGTGGACCCGTCTGGCACCCGAGCCCCTGGCAGCAGACGGGCTGGGCGGCATGCCACCGTATAAGGTCCAGGTGAACTGGCAGATTGCCGCCGACCCGGAATTCCGCACTGTCGTCAAAGCAGGTACTGAGAGCGCGATCCCCGAACTGGCCCACTCCGTGCACGCCGAGGTCGAGGGGCTGCGCCCGTCCGCGGACTACTGGTTCCGTTTCCGCGTCGGCAGCGAGGAAAGCCCGGTCGGGCACACCCGCACTGCACCGGCGGCCGGATCGGATCCGGGGCGGATCACCTTCGGATTGGCCTCATGCCAGTCGTGGGCCGGCGGCCGCTACGCCGCCTACCGCACCATGGCGCAGGAGGACCTCGACCTCGTCGTGCATGTGGGCGACTACACCTACGAGGGCAAAAACCACGAGACGCTGGCCGATTTCCGCAACAACCAAGCCAAGTACAAGAGCTCGCCCGACCTGCAGGCCGCGCACGCGAGGTTCCCTTTCGTCGTCACCTTCGATGACCACGAAATCGAGAACAACTGGGCTGACGGTGTGTCCCAGGCCGACAACGAGGCTTCCAACGAACCGCAGCGTTTCCTCCAGCTGCGCGCCAACGCTTTCCAGGCCTACTACGAGCACCTTCCGCTTCGCCGCCCGCAACGGCCCACAGGCCCGGACATGGTCCTGTACCGAGGGCTGGACTACGGCAACCTGGCAAGATTTCACGTCCTGGACACGCGCCAGTACCGCTCGGACCAGCTGACCGATAACTTCCCGGGCGGACCGCAGCACCCCGGCGTCTACGACCCCTCACGCACCCTGATGGGTGATGCGCAGGAACAGTGGCTTTTCCAGGGGCTCGCGTCATCGTCCGCCCGTTGGAACGTCATCGCCCAGCAGACAATGATGGCTCAGTACGACTATGACCCGTCCGAAACCCTCTCGGTCAACCACGACCAGTGGGACGGCTACGTCGTCTCCCGCAACCGCCTCACGAACTTCATCAACCAGCAGAACCCGGCTAACCCCGTCATCCTGAGCGGCGACTGGCACTCCGCGTTCGTCAACGATGTCCTGCTCGACCACGCGGACCCGGGTTCGAAAGTGGTCGCCGCAGAGTTCGTCGGAACCTCCATCAGCTCCGGTTGCGGCTGGGCCCAGGCAATCAAGAATGGCCTGCCAGCCAACCCGCACACCCACTACATCAACCCCGACAAGCGAGGTTGGACCCGCTGCACCGTGACCCCGGACGAGTTCCGCAGCGATTACCTCGTGGTGGCGTCGGCCGCAGATACCACTTCGCCAGCCGTCGTCGACGCTTCCTTCGTGGTCCGGAACGGCCAGCCCGGGGCCCAGCGAGCCTGA
- a CDS encoding flavodoxin domain-containing protein: MRILVGYASAHGSTAEIARWIAGALQHSNWAVDVVAVQEIADPGTYVAVVLGSAIHGQAWLPEATEFVHRHQDALRARPVWLFSVGMSAGLPRWLRKPGRAAQDRRIAQALRELVRTRGHHLFSGTAWPEQFPRSSGMLVRALGIHFGDYREWGEIEGWARDIAAQLAGDPRAATDHS; encoded by the coding sequence ATGCGGATCCTGGTCGGATATGCCAGTGCACACGGATCGACGGCGGAGATCGCCCGCTGGATCGCCGGTGCCCTGCAGCACTCGAACTGGGCGGTCGACGTCGTGGCGGTGCAGGAGATTGCCGATCCCGGTACCTATGTTGCGGTCGTGCTGGGCAGTGCGATCCACGGCCAGGCGTGGCTGCCTGAGGCCACCGAGTTCGTCCACCGGCACCAGGATGCTCTGCGGGCCCGGCCGGTGTGGTTGTTCAGCGTGGGAATGTCCGCCGGACTGCCCCGGTGGTTACGCAAGCCAGGGCGTGCGGCGCAGGACCGGCGGATCGCCCAAGCGCTGCGGGAGCTCGTCCGCACGCGGGGCCACCACCTGTTCTCCGGGACCGCCTGGCCTGAACAGTTCCCGCGCTCATCCGGGATGCTGGTCCGGGCCCTGGGCATCCATTTCGGTGACTACCGGGAATGGGGGGAGATCGAGGGATGGGCCCGGGACATCGCCGCGCAGCTGGCAGGGGACCCCAGAGCCGCCACCGACCACTCGTGA
- a CDS encoding CPBP family intramembrane glutamic endopeptidase, with translation MRTISTEPPRTALTRKLVPAVLLSVSGVLLFGVENDLAGYGMLASSVVSAALIDREFLRHLALVAVGMVVISVVPLNADLSLTHMALMGGVLALAVLVPWLVSRFAYREKLITFPVKTGHKWPLAAKVYLLGVVALAYLILPAYLIRTGVYQNWPDASEPTIFWRLFLGVNAVGIWDELFFICTTFTLLRRHFPDWLANILQAVIFSSFLWEIGYQAWGPLLTFPFALLQGYTFKLTKSFTYVVTVHLLFDFVLFLALVHAHNRDWLPIFLY, from the coding sequence GTGAGAACGATCTCGACGGAACCGCCGCGCACCGCGCTGACCCGGAAGCTTGTGCCGGCAGTGTTGCTCTCGGTCTCCGGAGTGCTGCTTTTCGGCGTCGAAAATGACCTCGCCGGCTACGGCATGCTCGCGTCGAGCGTGGTCTCTGCCGCTCTGATCGACCGCGAATTCCTGCGGCACCTTGCGCTGGTGGCGGTGGGAATGGTTGTCATCAGCGTGGTTCCCCTGAACGCTGATTTGAGCCTGACGCACATGGCGCTGATGGGTGGAGTCCTTGCGTTGGCCGTGCTCGTGCCGTGGCTGGTGTCGCGGTTCGCCTACCGCGAGAAGCTCATCACCTTCCCGGTGAAAACGGGACACAAATGGCCGTTGGCGGCGAAGGTGTACCTGCTCGGTGTCGTGGCACTCGCCTACCTGATCCTGCCTGCCTACCTGATCCGCACGGGGGTGTATCAAAACTGGCCGGACGCCTCCGAACCCACCATCTTCTGGCGGCTCTTCCTCGGCGTAAACGCGGTTGGAATCTGGGATGAGCTGTTCTTCATCTGCACCACCTTCACCCTGCTCCGGCGGCACTTCCCGGACTGGCTCGCCAACATCCTGCAGGCCGTGATCTTTTCGTCTTTCCTGTGGGAAATCGGCTACCAGGCCTGGGGCCCGCTGCTGACGTTCCCGTTCGCGCTGCTGCAGGGCTACACGTTCAAGCTGACAAAGTCATTCACCTACGTCGTGACGGTGCACCTGCTCTTTGACTTCGTGCTGTTCCTCGCGCTGGTGCACGCGCACAATCGCGACTGGCTGCCGATCTTTCTGTACTGA
- the glgX gene encoding glycogen debranching protein GlgX: MEALPDVRRPTAALGATLTPEGADFALVSTTATAVDLCLVDNAGVETLHPMALDDEVWTAHLPGLRAGQRYGYRVDGPWEPARGLRHNPHKFLLDPYAKAIDGRLIWGPELYAFDLNDPSTPDMRDNRSQTFVSVLVDTAYDWETDTRPATPLNRTVIYEAHVKGMTRLHPDVPALERGTYAGLVHPSVIAHLKRIGVTAVELLPVQQFVTDEPGDGRSNYWGYNPIGYFAPHNAYAVDSGVLRPGGQVAEFKDMVKALHQAGIEVILDVVYNHSAEGGADGPNLCFRGIDNSAYYHLVPGDEANYQDYTGTRNTLNVGSPTVLRMVMDSLHYWVEEMHVDGFRFDLAPALARASDRVDMLSAFFELINADPVLDGVKLIAEPWDLGPEGYQLGNFPLRWVEWNGKFRDVARDFWRGTPGLTAELANRLTGSADLYQDDGRQPSASVNFVTAHDGFTLRDLVSYDHKHNMANGEDDRDGEPNNYSWNCGAEGPTTDPEITALRARQMRNLMITCVLAQGVPMLRHGDELGHSQGGNNNAYCQDNEISWINWALADENMIDFSSKLATLRRDHPVFRRRTYFDGRPVAPAEGLRLPDILWLNADGSPRSGSQWDQSWGKSLACYLSGRGVRTRRNEPEDDFLIVFNASSKDVLHQTPKEGGVIPSKQQHVE, from the coding sequence GTGGAAGCACTCCCGGATGTCCGACGCCCCACCGCGGCCCTCGGCGCGACATTGACCCCAGAGGGCGCGGACTTCGCGCTGGTCTCCACCACGGCGACCGCTGTCGACCTGTGCCTGGTGGACAACGCCGGCGTCGAGACCCTGCACCCCATGGCCCTGGACGACGAGGTTTGGACCGCGCACCTGCCAGGGCTCCGGGCCGGCCAGCGTTACGGCTACCGCGTCGACGGACCTTGGGAGCCGGCCCGGGGCCTCCGCCACAATCCGCACAAATTCCTGCTGGACCCGTACGCCAAGGCCATCGACGGCCGGCTCATCTGGGGACCCGAGTTGTATGCCTTCGACCTCAACGACCCGTCCACGCCGGACATGAGGGACAACCGGAGCCAAACCTTCGTCTCCGTCCTGGTCGACACCGCCTACGACTGGGAAACGGACACCCGCCCCGCAACTCCCCTGAACCGGACAGTCATCTACGAGGCCCACGTCAAGGGCATGACCAGGCTGCACCCTGACGTTCCCGCCCTCGAGCGCGGTACCTACGCGGGGTTGGTGCATCCGTCCGTCATTGCGCACCTCAAGCGGATCGGCGTGACCGCGGTGGAACTGCTCCCGGTCCAGCAGTTCGTCACCGACGAACCCGGCGATGGCAGGTCAAACTACTGGGGCTACAACCCCATCGGCTATTTCGCACCCCACAACGCCTATGCGGTGGACTCCGGCGTGCTGCGGCCCGGAGGTCAGGTCGCCGAGTTCAAAGACATGGTCAAGGCCCTCCACCAGGCAGGCATCGAAGTGATCCTCGACGTCGTCTACAACCACTCCGCCGAAGGCGGCGCCGACGGACCCAACCTGTGCTTCCGCGGAATCGACAACAGTGCCTACTACCATCTGGTCCCCGGCGACGAGGCCAACTATCAGGACTACACCGGAACCCGCAACACCCTGAACGTGGGTTCGCCGACGGTCCTGCGCATGGTGATGGATTCGCTCCATTACTGGGTGGAGGAGATGCACGTCGACGGATTCCGGTTCGATCTCGCCCCTGCGTTGGCCCGCGCCTCGGACCGGGTCGACATGCTGTCCGCATTCTTCGAATTGATCAACGCAGACCCTGTGCTTGACGGGGTCAAGCTCATCGCCGAACCGTGGGACCTCGGCCCCGAGGGCTACCAGCTCGGAAACTTTCCCCTACGGTGGGTGGAATGGAACGGCAAATTCCGCGACGTCGCCCGCGACTTCTGGCGCGGTACACCGGGTCTCACCGCCGAGCTGGCAAACCGCCTCACAGGCTCCGCCGATCTTTATCAGGACGACGGCCGCCAGCCAAGCGCGTCCGTAAACTTTGTCACCGCCCACGACGGCTTCACGCTGCGGGACCTCGTCTCGTACGACCACAAGCACAACATGGCGAACGGCGAGGACGACCGCGACGGCGAGCCCAACAACTATTCCTGGAACTGCGGCGCCGAGGGACCCACCACCGACCCGGAGATCACCGCCCTCCGCGCGCGCCAAATGCGCAACCTCATGATTACCTGCGTCCTCGCCCAGGGCGTCCCCATGCTGCGCCACGGCGACGAACTGGGCCACAGCCAGGGAGGCAACAACAACGCCTACTGCCAGGACAACGAGATCTCGTGGATCAATTGGGCTTTGGCGGACGAGAATATGATCGATTTCAGCTCGAAGCTGGCCACGCTGCGCCGGGACCACCCGGTGTTCCGCCGCCGCACCTACTTCGACGGGAGGCCGGTCGCTCCGGCAGAGGGACTCAGGCTGCCCGACATCCTGTGGCTCAATGCCGACGGATCACCCCGGTCAGGAAGCCAGTGGGACCAGTCCTGGGGAAAATCCCTCGCCTGCTACCTGAGCGGCAGGGGCGTCCGGACCCGCCGGAACGAACCCGAAGACGACTTTCTCATCGTTTTTAACGCTTCCTCGAAGGATGTGCTGCACCAAACGCCAAAGGAGGGCGGTGTCATACCCTCGAAGCAACAACACGTTGAATAG
- a CDS encoding GAF and ANTAR domain-containing protein gives MSIDASEMDGPSGTSGQSGGVSGDLAAQLGELARELQQEDDLDTVLAGIVQAAVELIPGAADASISLVTGRTIEAKIASGVLPRRVDALQSSTGQGPCLDAAYEHRIVRVPDLSTETRWPAFCSGAVELGARSMLSLQLFVEGDRMGALNLFGARPDAFDLESEQIGLLVAAHAAVAFADSQKISQLKEALMSRQLIGQAEGILMERYKLSAQQAFLVLTRASSSSNRKLREVAEDLTISGEIAGVKRPVR, from the coding sequence ATGAGCATCGACGCGTCAGAGATGGATGGTCCCTCCGGGACGTCAGGACAGAGTGGGGGTGTCAGCGGTGACCTGGCCGCTCAGCTCGGCGAGCTGGCCAGGGAGCTGCAGCAGGAAGATGACCTCGACACCGTCCTGGCCGGAATAGTCCAGGCCGCCGTCGAGCTCATCCCCGGCGCCGCCGATGCGTCCATTAGCTTGGTCACCGGTCGGACGATTGAGGCAAAAATCGCTTCGGGAGTCCTCCCCCGCAGGGTTGATGCTTTGCAAAGTTCCACCGGGCAAGGGCCTTGCCTGGATGCGGCCTACGAGCACCGGATTGTGCGGGTGCCCGACCTCAGCACTGAGACCCGTTGGCCGGCGTTCTGCAGTGGCGCCGTTGAGCTTGGGGCGCGCAGCATGCTTTCACTCCAGTTGTTCGTCGAAGGCGACCGGATGGGGGCGTTGAACCTGTTCGGAGCCAGGCCGGACGCTTTTGATCTCGAGTCCGAGCAGATTGGGCTGCTCGTTGCCGCCCATGCAGCCGTGGCTTTCGCCGACTCCCAGAAAATCAGTCAGCTCAAGGAAGCTCTGATGTCCCGCCAGCTCATCGGCCAGGCGGAGGGCATCCTGATGGAACGCTACAAATTAAGCGCCCAGCAGGCCTTTCTTGTCCTTACCCGCGCCAGCTCCAGCTCCAACAGGAAACTGCGTGAGGTGGCAGAAGATCTGACGATCAGCGGAGAAATCGCCGGAGTAAAACGACCGGTTCGATGA
- a CDS encoding metallophosphoesterase: protein MRIPTRPFIPAVAATLALGVAASALSLSPATAAPASGEGKPLFEFGVVADVQYCDCDTKGSRNYRGSLQKLSEAATTFNSADLAFTIQTGDLIDRNKESFDQILPVWEQIQGPRHHILGNHDFPVYTDEVESLLGMPNQYYDFSRDGFRFVALDTNDISTYANAPESPKRGQAETILAAKTWEGDSNAQSWNGGVGEEQMRWFESVLSDAEAKGEKTVVLGHMPVAPLNEHNAWNDSAIIATMEKHRSVVAYLNGHNHMGNYEERNGIHYVNLEGMVEQDTNAYSVIKVHEDRLVIDGYGREPDRQLKFASK from the coding sequence ATGCGCATCCCCACACGACCCTTCATCCCCGCTGTTGCAGCCACGTTGGCTCTTGGCGTGGCAGCGTCCGCGCTGTCCCTGTCCCCGGCCACGGCGGCCCCGGCGTCCGGCGAGGGCAAGCCTCTCTTCGAGTTCGGTGTCGTCGCCGACGTCCAGTACTGCGACTGCGACACGAAGGGAAGCCGCAACTACCGGGGGTCGCTGCAAAAGCTGTCCGAGGCGGCCACCACCTTCAACAGTGCAGACCTGGCCTTCACCATCCAGACCGGTGACCTCATCGACAGGAACAAGGAAAGCTTCGACCAGATCCTTCCCGTTTGGGAGCAGATCCAAGGTCCACGGCACCACATTCTGGGCAACCACGACTTCCCCGTCTACACCGACGAAGTAGAGAGCCTTCTGGGAATGCCAAACCAGTACTACGACTTCAGCCGGGACGGCTTCCGGTTCGTTGCCCTCGACACCAACGACATCAGCACCTACGCGAACGCTCCTGAGTCCCCCAAGCGCGGACAGGCGGAGACCATCCTGGCCGCGAAGACGTGGGAGGGCGACAGCAACGCCCAGTCCTGGAACGGCGGAGTCGGCGAGGAGCAGATGCGCTGGTTCGAGAGCGTGCTCAGTGACGCAGAAGCGAAGGGCGAAAAAACTGTCGTCCTGGGCCACATGCCGGTCGCTCCCCTGAACGAACATAATGCCTGGAACGACTCGGCCATCATCGCAACCATGGAGAAGCACCGTAGCGTTGTTGCCTACCTCAACGGACACAACCATATGGGCAATTACGAAGAGCGCAACGGCATCCACTACGTGAACCTTGAAGGCATGGTGGAGCAGGACACCAACGCCTACTCAGTAATCAAAGTCCACGAGGACCGACTGGTCATCGACGGTTACGGCCGCGAGCCCGACCGCCAGTTGAAATTCGCCTCCAAGTAG
- a CDS encoding three-helix bundle dimerization domain-containing protein: protein MSESEKETIVRAVVDRLSARFPEAPRPHIAGVVGEEYESLANGRIRSYIPTLVEHEARTRLQREFSFESPDGHF from the coding sequence GTGAGCGAATCGGAAAAAGAAACCATTGTCCGCGCGGTTGTCGACCGGCTGTCAGCCCGTTTTCCGGAGGCGCCGCGGCCGCATATCGCCGGTGTCGTGGGAGAAGAGTATGAGTCCTTGGCCAACGGTCGAATCAGGAGTTACATCCCCACCCTGGTGGAGCATGAGGCGAGGACCCGGCTTCAACGGGAATTTTCCTTCGAGTCCCCTGACGGCCACTTTTAG
- a CDS encoding SPFH domain-containing protein, which yields MASIKRYPWISHFLGSPTGHVVHLQKGTVRHQGVGQAFWFRPANSVLSEVPVDDQELPTLFHAITRDHQDVSVQANVTYRFIDPVSVSTRLDFGLQPAGSAQAAGKEQVATIIGQLCQSHAIDQIATTTLAEALERGVSQLRSVLTAALRADTRLLSTGIEILAVQVLAVRPEADVERALQTPVREQLQAEADRAVYERRAVAVERERTISENEMASQIELATRRENLVAQEGANARRHAEERAAAGLIEAQASAERSGISASAEANQIRLVGEAAAAREAATMEVYRGVEQATLLALALRDAAGSLPNIGNLTITPDLLSGALAGLFREPAGGPVPAAAAGVSAAAATRAGK from the coding sequence ATGGCCAGCATCAAGCGCTACCCCTGGATCAGCCACTTCCTTGGCAGCCCCACCGGCCACGTCGTCCACCTGCAGAAAGGCACGGTCAGGCACCAGGGTGTTGGCCAGGCCTTCTGGTTCCGGCCGGCGAATTCGGTGCTCAGCGAGGTTCCCGTGGATGACCAGGAACTGCCGACGCTCTTCCACGCCATCACCCGTGATCACCAGGACGTGAGCGTCCAGGCAAACGTCACCTACCGCTTCATCGACCCGGTGTCCGTCTCCACCCGGCTCGACTTCGGCCTCCAGCCGGCCGGCTCGGCCCAGGCGGCCGGGAAGGAGCAGGTCGCCACCATCATCGGCCAGCTGTGCCAGAGCCACGCCATCGACCAGATCGCCACCACCACGCTCGCCGAAGCCCTGGAGCGCGGGGTCAGCCAGCTCCGCAGCGTTCTCACCGCAGCACTCCGCGCGGACACCCGGCTCCTGTCCACCGGTATCGAGATCCTTGCGGTGCAGGTTCTGGCGGTCCGGCCGGAGGCCGACGTCGAGAGGGCACTGCAGACGCCGGTCCGGGAGCAGCTCCAGGCCGAAGCGGACCGGGCCGTGTACGAGCGGCGGGCCGTCGCCGTCGAGCGGGAACGGACCATCTCCGAGAACGAAATGGCAAGCCAGATCGAACTGGCGACTCGTCGCGAAAACCTGGTCGCCCAGGAAGGCGCCAACGCCCGGCGCCACGCCGAGGAAAGGGCCGCGGCGGGACTCATCGAGGCACAGGCCTCGGCCGAACGCTCGGGCATCAGCGCCTCCGCCGAGGCGAACCAGATCCGGCTCGTCGGCGAGGCAGCCGCGGCGCGCGAGGCCGCCACCATGGAGGTTTACCGGGGCGTGGAACAGGCCACCCTGCTGGCCCTGGCACTCCGCGACGCAGCCGGATCACTGCCCAACATCGGCAACCTCACCATCACCCCGGACCTGCTTAGCGGGGCACTTGCCGGGCTGTTCCGGGAGCCCGCAGGCGGCCCGGTCCCGGCTGCGGCAGCCGGCGTCAGCGCTGCGGCAGCCACCCGGGCCGGGAAGTAG
- a CDS encoding IS30 family transposase, protein MARRALTFSDRADIAVGLQAGKTDRQIGSDIGRDHTIVWRERRRNSTKTRGYRPVTADVRAERKRSRPQARKMDTDPVLAARVKADLFRSRTPRQIAGRLRLEATETSVETMVKSPDAQGRTVSHEAIYRWIYALPKGELAKSGILLQSKRTKRKTRKPLGERTGGRIIGMVSIDDRPEEAADRRVPGAWEGDLVVGKAGRTAVATLVERNSRFLIMLGLPDGKKSAGLADVLIEKVNDLPALMRGSLTWDQGTEMARHAQLTLATDLPVYFAHPHSPWERPSNENTNGLIREYLPKGEVLPSHQPFLDSIADELNDRPRAVLGYFTPREVFTKLLNDDVAKTG, encoded by the coding sequence GTGGCGCGCAGGGCGTTGACTTTTTCGGATCGGGCGGATATCGCGGTGGGGCTTCAGGCCGGTAAAACGGACCGGCAGATCGGGTCCGATATCGGCCGGGACCACACGATCGTGTGGCGTGAACGGCGGCGGAATTCCACCAAGACCCGTGGCTACCGCCCTGTCACCGCAGACGTGAGGGCGGAGCGGAAACGCAGCCGTCCGCAGGCCCGGAAGATGGACACCGATCCTGTCCTCGCGGCACGGGTGAAGGCTGACCTGTTCCGGTCCAGGACGCCGCGGCAGATCGCCGGGCGCTTGCGTTTGGAAGCCACGGAGACCAGCGTTGAGACCATGGTTAAATCTCCTGACGCGCAAGGCCGGACCGTCTCCCACGAGGCCATCTACCGGTGGATCTACGCCCTGCCCAAGGGCGAGCTGGCGAAGTCCGGGATCCTGCTGCAGTCCAAACGAACCAAGCGAAAAACCCGCAAGCCGTTGGGTGAGCGGACAGGCGGGAGGATCATCGGCATGGTCAGCATCGATGACCGCCCGGAAGAGGCCGCGGACCGGCGGGTTCCAGGGGCGTGGGAAGGGGATCTCGTGGTCGGCAAGGCCGGCAGGACCGCTGTGGCCACGCTGGTGGAGCGGAACAGCAGATTCCTGATCATGCTCGGCCTTCCCGACGGCAAAAAGTCTGCAGGACTGGCCGATGTGCTGATCGAGAAAGTCAATGACCTGCCGGCACTGATGCGCGGATCCCTGACCTGGGACCAGGGCACCGAAATGGCCCGCCACGCCCAGCTGACACTCGCCACGGACCTGCCCGTGTACTTCGCCCACCCGCACTCACCGTGGGAGCGGCCCAGCAACGAAAACACCAACGGCCTCATCCGGGAATACCTGCCCAAAGGCGAAGTCCTTCCCAGCCACCAGCCGTTCCTGGACTCCATCGCCGATGAACTCAACGACAGACCACGCGCCGTCCTGGGCTACTTCACACCGAGGGAAGTATTCACCAAGCTACTCAACGACGACGTTGCTAAGACGGGTTGA
- a CDS encoding dioxygenase family protein has product MTTTLDRPPVLFLSHGAPPLADDSTWTRELNDWAGTFDKPRDILMVSAHWENAPVTLSATGRKPGLVYDFGGFPQKYYDVTYDAPQAPGLAAEVEKLVGGHGHHVERDENRGLDHGAYVPLKEMFPDADVPVVQMSMPTLDPQGLFDLGKSLAPLRDRGTLIVGSGFTTHNLRWFNPAGGPDSAPPSVSREFDQWAEEAMARGDVDSILDFLHKAPAAREAHPRSEHWAPLYVALGAAYGSGDLHAKTAIEGFWFGLSKRSWTLT; this is encoded by the coding sequence ATGACAACGACACTCGACCGCCCTCCAGTACTCTTCCTCAGCCATGGTGCGCCGCCGCTGGCTGACGACAGCACCTGGACCCGCGAACTCAACGATTGGGCCGGCACCTTTGACAAGCCCAGGGACATCCTCATGGTGTCCGCCCACTGGGAAAACGCCCCGGTCACGCTCAGCGCCACCGGGCGCAAACCGGGTCTCGTCTATGACTTCGGCGGTTTCCCCCAGAAGTACTACGACGTCACCTACGACGCCCCGCAGGCTCCCGGGCTGGCTGCCGAGGTGGAGAAGCTCGTGGGCGGCCATGGCCACCATGTCGAGCGCGACGAGAACCGCGGCTTGGACCACGGCGCCTACGTCCCGCTCAAGGAGATGTTCCCGGACGCGGATGTACCGGTCGTGCAAATGTCCATGCCCACCCTTGATCCGCAGGGCCTGTTTGATCTGGGCAAGTCGCTGGCGCCGTTGCGCGACCGCGGCACGCTGATTGTCGGTTCGGGGTTCACCACGCACAATCTGCGCTGGTTCAACCCCGCCGGCGGACCCGACAGTGCCCCGCCCTCGGTCTCCCGTGAGTTCGATCAATGGGCGGAGGAAGCAATGGCGCGCGGCGACGTCGACTCCATCCTGGATTTCCTCCACAAGGCCCCGGCAGCCCGCGAGGCGCACCCTCGCAGCGAACACTGGGCCCCGCTGTATGTGGCGCTCGGCGCAGCCTACGGCTCCGGCGACCTGCACGCCAAAACCGCCATCGAAGGGTTCTGGTTCGGCCTGTCAAAACGCTCATGGACTCTGACCTAA
- a CDS encoding DNA alkylation repair protein: MAELAGLEDPRARAVNEKHGDDHGVNLSKLRALAKRLKTQPVLARRLWATGDTAARLLAILICRPKALGRDELDGMLREARSPKVHDWLVNYVVKKNPHSEELRRVWSADPDPVVASAGWALTTERVAKEPEGLDLPGLLDVIEAEMKNAPDRLQWAMNHCLAQIGIEHAGLRARALDIGERLEVLKDYPTPPGCTSPFAPAWINEMVRRQEDK, from the coding sequence ATGGCCGAGCTGGCCGGGCTTGAGGATCCGAGGGCACGCGCGGTGAACGAGAAACACGGTGACGATCACGGCGTGAACCTCAGCAAACTGCGCGCGCTCGCGAAACGGCTGAAGACGCAGCCCGTCCTCGCGCGCCGGCTCTGGGCGACGGGTGACACCGCGGCGAGACTGCTGGCGATCCTGATCTGCCGCCCGAAGGCGCTTGGGCGTGACGAGCTGGACGGCATGCTGCGCGAGGCGCGGTCCCCCAAGGTGCACGACTGGCTGGTGAACTACGTGGTGAAGAAGAACCCGCACTCCGAAGAGCTGCGCCGGGTGTGGTCCGCCGATCCGGATCCGGTGGTGGCGAGCGCCGGCTGGGCGCTGACCACCGAACGCGTGGCGAAAGAGCCCGAGGGCCTCGACCTGCCAGGACTGCTCGACGTCATCGAGGCGGAGATGAAAAACGCCCCGGACCGTTTGCAGTGGGCGATGAACCACTGCCTGGCGCAGATCGGAATCGAGCATGCCGGGCTGCGTGCCCGCGCACTCGACATCGGCGAGCGCCTGGAAGTGCTCAAGGACTATCCGACTCCCCCGGGCTGCACGTCCCCATTCGCGCCTGCCTGGATAAACGAGATGGTGCGGCGGCAGGAGGATAAATAG